The following is a genomic window from Acidobacteriota bacterium.
CTCGCGCAGTTCACTAACCGCTTCATTGAATTCTTCAAACAAGCGTTTGAGCAGAGAGGTACGCTCAAGATTCATGCTTACAAACAAAGCGTTGTCTTGCATCCTTAAATCCTCTTTTGATTGGTTGATTGCCTCAGCACGGTTGGGCATGCAGAGCGTCTGTGCGCTCATCCATTCTGTTTTATTTTTTTACGTGGGAACTTGCCGATTGATTAAGTAGGCACTGAGAGAATGCTGGCTACGAGCGAACTTGCGAATAAAAATTAATTCCTCACATGGCATTCATCAAGGTTCTTGGTTATTGTTTGTGCGTCTATCATAAACTCGGAGGCGAAGATGCGATTAGGACTCAATTGTGGTTACTGGGGTTCAAACCCTGCGGATAATGTCACGCTGGTGCAGGAAGCGGAAAAGGTCGGCTTTCATTCGGTGTGGACGGCTGAAGCTTACGGGTCGGACGCAGTAACCACACTGACCTGGCTTGCGGCAAAAACTACGAAAATCAACGTTGGCACAGCGATTATGCAAATGACAGCGCGTGTGCCCGCGATGACCGCGATGACCGCTGCAACCCTCGATTTACTCACCGGTGGGCGCATGCTTCTGGGCATCGGCGCATCAGGCCCGCAAGTGGTCGAAGGCTGGCACGGCGTTGAATATGGCAAGCTATTGGTTCGCACCCGCGAATATGTTTACATCTTGCGCGAAATCTGGAAACGCGAGCACCCGCTTGAGCATCACGGCGCATATTACGACATTCCCGTTCAAGGCGGCACAGGACTTGGCAAACCTCTGAAACTCATTTCACATCCCTTGCGTTCAGACATTCCGATTTACATTGCGGCGATTGGTCCGAAAAATGTCGCGCTCTGTGCAGAGCTTGCCAACGGCTGGTTGCCGGTGTTCTTTTCGCCTTATCGCAAAGAAGTGTTCAAAGCTTCGCTTGACGATGGTTTTGCCCGCAGAACCGATGGCAAAACCATTGATGATTTCGATATTGCGCCAACGGTGAGCGTGGTGTTGGGCGATGATGTCGCTGCTTGTCGCAATCAAGTCAAACCACATCTGGCGTTGTATGTCGGCGGTATGGGGGCGCGCGGCAAAAATTTCTATAACGATCTTGCCTGTCGTTATGGTTATGAAGCGAATGCGCAACAGGTTCAAGACCTCTATTTATCCGGCAAGAAAACCGAAGCGATTGCTGCCATTCCCGATGAACTGGTCGATGAAGTCGCGTTGTGCGGGCCCAAAGAGCGCATTAAAGACCGCCTGGCGGCATGGAAAGAATCGGGCGTGAAGACATTGATTTGCGGCGCAGCAAATCTCGAAACCGTTCGCGTGATGGCAGAAGTTGCAAGCTAATCCGTTGACGGTTTGAATGGCGGAATCCAACTTACTGTAATTTTTGTTCTCGTAAATTGCGACGATATTCTTCAACCGCCACCGAATGCTGAGCGCCAGTAGTTGAGAAAATATGGCGACCATCTACGCCATTGGCGACGAAATAGAGATAATCGGTGTTCGCCGGATAAAGCGCCGCTTCGATTGAAGCGCGACCCGGCGAGGCAATCGGCCCCGGCGGCAAGCCTGCATAGATATAAGTATTGTATGGCGAACGCCGTTCGCGATGGCGCGGTTGATTGGGATTGCCATCGTAATCGCCCGCGACTTTCGCCGCATAAATAAATGTCGGGTCGCAAGCGAGCGGCATACCGATTTTCAAACGGTTGTGAATCACCGATGATATTTTTGCGCGGTCTTCGGCAACCCGCGCTTCTTCTTCAACCACCGATGCGAGCGTCAGGGCTTTATGAACCGAAAACCCAAGCGCCCGCGCCCGCGCCTGCCATTCGGGGGTAAACACTTCTTCAAACCGCCTGACCATCACCTCAATCAACTCTTTGGCGCTGGTGCTGACGTTATAGTTGTAGGTGTCCGGGAACAAGTAACCTTCGAGGTTCTGCGCTTCGGGCGCAATTTTGCGAATCAGGCGGGTGTCCTGCATCAATTGCAAAAACTCTGCTTCGGTCGCTTTGCCGGTTTTGGTGGCTAAAATTTTCGCAATGTCGAAGCGGTCGGAGCCTTCAGGAATGGTCACGCTCTCGTGAACCACTTCGCCGCGTTGAATTTTGGCGATGGCTTCCATCGGCGAAATCGGCGATTTGAATTTGTAATCGCCGCTGCGCAGTTGCCCGCTGTTGCCTGTAACGCGCAGGTAGGTTGTAAGCAATCGCGGATTTTTCACGATACCGATTTTCGCAAGCTCTGCGATGATAGCCTGTGTGCTCATGCCTTGCTTGACGGTAATGATGTCTTCGGCGTTGTGTTCAACAGGGGTATTTAATGTGGACTTGAACCACAGCCATCCGCCGATTGCCGCGCCAATGATTAAAATCAGAAGCCCTAAACCTACGAGGAGACAGGAACGCGCTTTTTTCGGCGTCGGTGGAAGAACGATGTCGCCTTGACGATTTGGATAAGTAGTTTCATCGGTCAATTCCGATTCAGGTTTTTCGGGATATTGCTCTTGAATCAAAGACGAAAGTTCCGCGAATTCTCTATTGAGCGGCGGTTGATTCGATGCCTTTGCGGGTGAACCGGATGGCGGTTTGAATTGTTCGTTCATGAGTTTTTCGTTGTTTGCGAAAGATAGTCCTGCAAGATAATCATTGCCGCGATTTCGTCTGACCGGGATTTTCGCTGTTGACGATTCCAGCCGCGTTCCATCATTAATTGCTCGGCTTCATAGCTGGTCAATCGTTCATCCTGCGTAAAGATTGGGATGTCGATTTTAGCGCCAAGTTGCTTAATGAACTGTAAAACTTTTTCCGCCGCATCGCCTTCGCTGCCGTCCATTTTGAGCGGCAAGCCGATGACCACGCCTTCGACTTCAAGATCGGCAATCAAAAACTGCAATCGTTCAAGGTCGCGATTAAGCGATGACCGGCGAATCGTTTCAACCGGACGAACCGTGATGCCAAGACCGTCTGATACGGCTATGCCAATGTTTTTCGAGCCTAAGTCAATGCCAAGCAACCGCATAAAAAATTGAGTATAGGTAGCCTATTTGCAAGGTGTCAATCAAACAGTCTGGAGTCGCGAGTCCTGAGTCTGGAGTCCCTGCCTCGAAGTTTTATTCTCACCTTGCGAGACTCATAATTTGTCACCTCAGCAATTGCCCAATCAAGATTTCAAGTCACCTTTGGTTGTCGGACTCCAGACACCAGACGCTCGACTCCAGACTATTAAGGTTATGCTTGCGCCTGCTCTTTTTAAAAGGTTATTATGAAAAGGTTAGAAGCCCAGTTCTGTGGTAGCTTATTCAAAGGAGTCCTGAATGCAGTTTAAGACCAAAATCGCCATTGTGGTTTTTTCAACACTGATTGCCTGCTACGCCATCGTTGGCAGTTTTATTTCGCGTTCCAGTCAGGCAGTAGCGCGTAATACACAATATGCGCAAATCAATGTGCTTGATGATGTTTTGCGACACATTATCGATGATTATGTAGAAGAACCCGACCTTGAGAAAGTTCGCGTTGGCAGCCTGCGTGGACTTGCCGAAGGGTTGGATCCGTACAGCGCGTATTTGACTCCTGAACAGGCGAAACAGTACAACCCCAAAGGTCAGCCGGGCGAAACCGGAATGATCGTTTCCAAAGTCGCAGGCTTCGCTTATGTTGTGGCGGTGTTGAAAGGCTCACCCGCCGAACAAGTCGGAATTAAAGACGGTGATTTCATTGAATACATCGGCAAACTTCCG
Proteins encoded in this region:
- a CDS encoding LLM class F420-dependent oxidoreductase, with protein sequence MRLGLNCGYWGSNPADNVTLVQEAEKVGFHSVWTAEAYGSDAVTTLTWLAAKTTKINVGTAIMQMTARVPAMTAMTAATLDLLTGGRMLLGIGASGPQVVEGWHGVEYGKLLVRTREYVYILREIWKREHPLEHHGAYYDIPVQGGTGLGKPLKLISHPLRSDIPIYIAAIGPKNVALCAELANGWLPVFFSPYRKEVFKASLDDGFARRTDGKTIDDFDIAPTVSVVLGDDVAACRNQVKPHLALYVGGMGARGKNFYNDLACRYGYEANAQQVQDLYLSGKKTEAIAAIPDELVDEVALCGPKERIKDRLAAWKESGVKTLICGAANLETVRVMAEVAS
- the mltG gene encoding endolytic transglycosylase MltG; protein product: MNEQFKPPSGSPAKASNQPPLNREFAELSSLIQEQYPEKPESELTDETTYPNRQGDIVLPPTPKKARSCLLVGLGLLILIIGAAIGGWLWFKSTLNTPVEHNAEDIITVKQGMSTQAIIAELAKIGIVKNPRLLTTYLRVTGNSGQLRSGDYKFKSPISPMEAIAKIQRGEVVHESVTIPEGSDRFDIAKILATKTGKATEAEFLQLMQDTRLIRKIAPEAQNLEGYLFPDTYNYNVSTSAKELIEVMVRRFEEVFTPEWQARARALGFSVHKALTLASVVEEEARVAEDRAKISSVIHNRLKIGMPLACDPTFIYAAKVAGDYDGNPNQPRHRERRSPYNTYIYAGLPPGPIASPGRASIEAALYPANTDYLYFVANGVDGRHIFSTTGAQHSVAVEEYRRNLREQKLQ
- the ruvX gene encoding Holliday junction resolvase RuvX encodes the protein MRLLGIDLGSKNIGIAVSDGLGITVRPVETIRRSSLNRDLERLQFLIADLEVEGVVIGLPLKMDGSEGDAAEKVLQFIKQLGAKIDIPIFTQDERLTSYEAEQLMMERGWNRQQRKSRSDEIAAMIILQDYLSQTTKNS